A stretch of Triticum aestivum cultivar Chinese Spring chromosome 1D, IWGSC CS RefSeq v2.1, whole genome shotgun sequence DNA encodes these proteins:
- the LOC123181395 gene encoding probable glutathione S-transferase GSTU6 gives MAGGDDLKLLGAWASPFVTRVKLALNFKGLSFEDVEEDLSNKSELLLSSNPVHKKVPVLVHNGKPICESVIIVQYIDEAFAGIGPALLPSDPYERAIARFWAAYVDDKLVAPWVQSLRAKTEEEKSEGLKQTFAAVETLEGALRECSKGEGYFGGETVGLVDISLGSLLSWLNATEVMSGTKIFDPVKTPLLAAWMERFSKLDAAKAALPEVDRVVEFAKKRQAQAAAAAAASETK, from the exons ATGGCCGGAGGAGATGACTTGAAGCTGCTGGGCGCTTGGGCAAGTCCATTTGTCACCAGGGTGAAGCTTGCGCTGAACTTCAAGGGCCTGAGCTTCGAGGATGTCGAAGAGGACCTTAGCAACAAGAGCGAGCTCCTCCTCAGCTCGAACCCGGTGCACAAGAAGGTGCCCGTGCTCGTCCACAACGGAAAACCCATTTGCGAGTCAGTGATCATCGTTCAGTACATCGATGAGGCGTTCGCCGGCATCGGCCCCGCTCTCCTTCCCTCTGACCCCTACGAACGCGCCATTGCCCGTTTCTGGGCCGCCTACGTTGACGATAAG CTCGTCGCCCCATGGGTACAGTCGTTGAGGGCCAAGACAGAGGAGGAGAAGTCCGAGGGGCTTAAGCAGACATTTGCCGCGGTGGAGACACTGGAAGGAGCCCTGCGGGAGTGCTCCAAGGGAGAGGGCTACTTTGGTGGTGAGACCGTCGGGCTTGTGGACATTTCACTTGGGAGCCTGCTCTCCTGGTTGAACGCGACAGAAGTGATGTCCGGAACCAAGATATTTGATCCTGTTAAGACTCCGCTCCTGGCAGCGTGGATGGAGCGCTTTAGCAAGCTCGATGCTGCCAAGGCGGCGTTGCCAGAAGTTGATAGGGTGGTCGAATTTGCCAAGAAGAGACAAGCacaggctgctgccgccgccgctgcttcaGAGACCAAGTAA
- the LOC123181396 gene encoding probable glutathione S-transferase GSTU6, producing MAGGDELKLLGSWLSPFATRVKLALTLKGLRYENVEEDLSNKSELLRSSNPVHKKVPVLIHNGAPVCESTIILQYIDEAFADIGPSLLPSDPHQRAVARFWAAYIDDKLVIPWVRSFRGKTEEEKSEWMEQTFIAVEALEGALRECAKGKGFFGGDNVGLVDVVLGSLLTWVHATEVMSGTKMFDPSKTPLLATWMERFDELAAAKAVMPDVNRMVEFKTRQAQAISVAAASQRQ from the exons ATGGCAGGAGGAGACGAACTGAAGctgctcggctcgtggctaagcccATTTGCCACTAGGGTGAAGCTTGCCCTCACCCTCAAGGGCCTGAGGTACGAAAACGTGGAGGAGGACCTCTCCAACAAGAGCGAGCTGCTCCGCAGCTCCAACCCTGTGCACAAGAAGGTGCCAGTGCTTATCCACAACGGCGCTCCCGTGTGCGAGTCCACAATCATCCTGCAGTACATCGACGAAGCATTCGCCGACATCggcccctccctcctcccctcggaCCCCCACCAACGTGCCGTCGCTCGCTTCTGGGCCGCCTACATCGATGACAAG CTCGTGATCCCATGGGTGCGGTCGTTCAGGGGCAAGACGGAGGAGGAGAAGTCTGAGTGGATGGAGCAGACGTTCATCGCCGTGGAGGCCCTGGAAGGAGCCCTGAGGGAGTGCGCGAAGGGCAAGGGCTTCTTCGGCGGCGACAATGTCGGGCTCGTCGACGTCGTGCTAGGCAGCCTGCTCACGTGGGTGCACGCGACCGAGGTGATGTCGGGGACCAAGATGTTTGACCCTTCTAAGACCCCACTGCTGGCCACGTGGATGGAGCGCTTCGACGAGCTTGCCGCTGCCAAGGCCGTCATGCCGGACGTTAACAGGATGGTCGAGTTCAAGACGAGGCAGGCGCAGGCCATCTCTGTCGCTGCAGCTTCACAGCGTCAGTAA